From Sporosarcina sp. 6E9, a single genomic window includes:
- the rny gene encoding ribonuclease Y: MLLEIIISALLGFFVGALVIYFVNRKVNESKVTGAKYSAEAIVEEGKREAEALKREALLEAKDETHKLRIEAEAEIRERRSELQKQENRHLQREEHLDRKDNALNKREAGLERKEEALTGRQQHIEQMERKAEELVTVQQTELERISSLTREEAKHVILTEVEKELATDIAVMTKESELQAKEESDKKAREILSIALQRFAADHVAETTVSVVNLPNDEMKGRIIGREGRNIRTLETLTGIDLIIDDTPEAVVLSGFDPVRRETARLALEKLVQDGRIHPARIEEMVDKSRREVDELIRETGEQTSFDIGVHNLHPDLIKILGRLRFRTSYGQNVLKHSTEVAYLTGLLAAELGEDVTLARRAGLLHDIGKAIDHEVEGSHVEIGVELATKYKEHPVVINSIASHHGDTEATSVIAVLVAAADALSAARPGARSETLENYIRRLQKLEEISESYEGVEKSFAIQAGREVRIIVRPDQIDDITAHRLARDIRKRIEEELDYPGHIKVTVIRETRAVDYAK, from the coding sequence ATGTTATTAGAAATAATCATCTCCGCTTTGCTCGGTTTCTTCGTCGGTGCTCTTGTTATCTATTTTGTTAATCGTAAAGTGAATGAATCAAAAGTGACAGGTGCCAAATACTCGGCAGAAGCGATTGTCGAAGAGGGCAAGCGTGAAGCGGAGGCTTTGAAAAGAGAGGCACTACTGGAAGCGAAAGATGAAACTCACAAACTGAGAATTGAAGCGGAAGCTGAAATCCGCGAACGACGGTCAGAATTGCAAAAACAAGAAAATCGTCATTTGCAGCGGGAGGAACATCTCGACCGTAAAGATAATGCTCTCAACAAAAGAGAAGCGGGTCTGGAGCGCAAAGAAGAAGCGCTTACCGGAAGACAACAGCATATTGAACAGATGGAACGCAAGGCGGAAGAACTAGTGACCGTTCAACAAACGGAGCTTGAAAGAATATCATCACTTACGCGAGAAGAAGCGAAGCATGTCATTCTCACGGAAGTCGAGAAAGAACTCGCAACGGATATTGCCGTTATGACAAAAGAGTCAGAGTTACAAGCAAAAGAAGAATCAGACAAAAAAGCACGTGAAATTCTTTCCATTGCACTGCAACGTTTTGCAGCAGATCATGTTGCTGAAACTACAGTGTCTGTAGTAAACTTACCGAACGATGAAATGAAAGGCCGAATAATTGGTCGTGAAGGACGTAACATTCGGACACTTGAAACACTTACAGGAATCGATCTAATCATTGATGATACACCGGAAGCTGTCGTCTTATCAGGATTCGATCCAGTTCGTCGGGAAACTGCTCGCTTAGCACTTGAAAAACTTGTGCAAGACGGGAGGATACATCCGGCGCGTATTGAAGAAATGGTTGATAAGTCTAGACGTGAAGTGGATGAGCTTATCCGTGAAACTGGAGAGCAAACATCATTTGATATCGGCGTACACAATCTTCACCCGGATCTCATTAAGATTCTCGGAAGACTGCGCTTTAGAACGAGCTATGGACAAAACGTCCTGAAGCATTCAACAGAAGTTGCATACCTGACGGGACTTTTAGCAGCAGAACTTGGAGAAGATGTAACACTTGCAAGACGTGCAGGACTCCTTCATGATATTGGAAAAGCAATCGACCATGAAGTTGAAGGAAGCCATGTCGAAATCGGTGTGGAACTTGCAACAAAATATAAAGAGCATCCGGTTGTCATTAATAGTATTGCATCCCATCACGGAGATACAGAAGCGACATCGGTTATTGCGGTACTTGTTGCAGCGGCAGATGCATTATCTGCGGCCAGACCAGGTGCCCGTAGTGAAACACTCGAAAACTACATTCGACGTTTACAAAAACTCGAAGAAATTTCGGAATCATACGAAGGCGTGGAAAAATCATTTGCCATCCAAGCAGGTCGTGAAGTTCGGATTATC
- the recA gene encoding recombinase RecA: protein MKNRKAALDMALKQIEKQFGKGSVMKLGEKTDRQISTTSSGSLSLDIALGVGGYPRGRVVEIYGPESSGKTTVALHAIAAAQAEGGTAAFIDAEHALDPEYAKRLGVNIDELLLSQPDTGEQALEICEALVRSGAVDIVVVDSVAALVPKAEIEGEMGDSHVGLQARLMSQALRKLSGAINKSRTNAIFINQIREKVGVMFGSPEVTPGGRALKFYASVRIDVRRGEAIKQGTEIVGNKTRIRVVKNKVAPPFRLAEVDIMYGLGISQEGEIVDLGTEVEVVQRSGSWYSYEGERLGQGRENAKQFLIENPDVKKAIDKKIREYYKLDGEATVVEGHDVDDAAEAEELELLLEEEKK from the coding sequence TTGAAAAATCGTAAAGCAGCACTAGATATGGCGTTAAAACAAATTGAAAAACAATTTGGTAAAGGATCTGTTATGAAGCTGGGTGAAAAAACGGATCGCCAAATTTCAACGACCTCCAGCGGATCACTCTCACTCGACATCGCACTTGGTGTAGGTGGATATCCACGTGGCCGTGTTGTAGAAATATATGGACCTGAGAGTTCGGGTAAAACGACAGTTGCACTTCATGCGATTGCTGCGGCACAAGCAGAAGGTGGAACAGCCGCATTTATTGATGCGGAGCATGCACTTGATCCTGAATATGCAAAACGACTTGGTGTTAATATAGATGAACTTTTATTATCACAACCTGATACAGGCGAACAAGCGCTAGAAATTTGTGAAGCGCTAGTTCGTAGTGGTGCCGTCGACATTGTCGTCGTTGACTCGGTTGCTGCTCTAGTTCCAAAAGCAGAAATTGAAGGAGAGATGGGCGACTCGCACGTTGGTTTGCAGGCACGCTTGATGTCCCAAGCTCTACGTAAATTATCGGGTGCCATTAATAAATCAAGAACGAACGCAATTTTCATCAACCAAATTCGTGAAAAAGTTGGCGTCATGTTCGGTAGCCCAGAAGTTACGCCAGGAGGACGTGCACTGAAGTTTTATGCATCAGTTCGAATCGATGTTCGCCGTGGTGAAGCAATTAAACAGGGAACTGAAATTGTCGGAAACAAGACGCGCATCAGAGTTGTGAAAAACAAAGTCGCACCGCCTTTCCGTCTTGCAGAAGTAGATATTATGTACGGTTTGGGAATTTCACAAGAAGGTGAAATAGTAGACCTGGGTACTGAAGTAGAAGTAGTACAACGTAGTGGATCATGGTATTCCTACGAAGGAGAGCGTCTAGGACAAGGTCGAGAAAATGCCAAGCAGTTCTTGATTGAAAATCCAGATGTTAAAAAAGCTATTGATAAAAAAATTCGTGAATATTATAAACTTGACGGAGAAGCTACTGTCGTTGAAGGTCATGATGTTGATGACGCAGCTGAAGCTGAAGAACTCGAATTATTGCTAGAAGAAGAAAAAAAATAA
- a CDS encoding competence/damage-inducible protein A, giving the protein MKVEIIAVGSELLLGQITNTNATFMSSSLAEIGADVYFHTVVGDNPKRLEEAITVAEKRADVLIFSGGLGPTKDDMTKETIAKHVGLSLISDEEALRQIEQYFERSKRVMTENNKKQAFVFEGSKVLPNRTGMAPGMAVERKGIQYILLPGPPHEMQPMFVDEVIPYLLKISGKTEVITSRVLKFYGIGEAELEHRIQPILEKQANPTVAPLATAEAVTLRITAKADTIDEANQLINPIEEEIRSIVGEFIYGIDDDTLSSKAVGLLKEKGFTLSAAESLTAGLFLAELANEPGISGTLSGGVIVYDEVAKVNQLSVEQKMLDEYGIVSKQCAESLAFHVQKKFNTHVGVGITGAAGPTPHDGEPVGTVWIGIALPNKKPATYKLLLSGTRNNNRLRSARFALYYLIKELSKS; this is encoded by the coding sequence ATGAAAGTAGAGATTATTGCTGTTGGGTCAGAATTATTACTTGGTCAAATTACGAATACGAATGCAACATTCATGTCGTCCAGTCTTGCGGAGATAGGCGCAGATGTGTATTTTCACACCGTAGTAGGAGATAATCCGAAACGCTTGGAAGAAGCGATTACTGTGGCGGAAAAACGCGCGGATGTCCTTATTTTTTCGGGAGGACTTGGACCGACTAAAGACGACATGACAAAAGAGACAATTGCAAAACATGTGGGCTTATCACTTATAAGCGACGAAGAAGCACTTAGACAAATTGAACAGTATTTTGAGCGAAGCAAACGCGTTATGACGGAGAATAATAAAAAACAAGCTTTTGTTTTTGAAGGTTCGAAAGTACTTCCGAACCGCACTGGAATGGCTCCGGGAATGGCTGTTGAAAGAAAAGGTATTCAATACATACTTTTACCAGGCCCACCCCATGAAATGCAACCGATGTTCGTTGATGAGGTAATTCCTTATTTGCTAAAAATTAGTGGCAAAACAGAAGTAATTACATCACGTGTTTTGAAATTTTATGGGATTGGCGAAGCAGAACTCGAACATCGCATTCAACCAATTTTAGAAAAACAAGCCAATCCAACAGTAGCCCCATTGGCGACAGCAGAAGCGGTCACGTTACGAATTACAGCAAAAGCGGATACGATTGATGAAGCCAATCAATTGATTAATCCAATTGAAGAAGAAATTCGTTCCATCGTAGGCGAATTCATATATGGGATTGACGATGACACATTATCTTCAAAAGCTGTAGGACTACTGAAGGAAAAGGGATTTACATTATCAGCAGCAGAAAGTTTAACGGCAGGTTTGTTCCTTGCTGAACTTGCAAACGAACCTGGAATTAGCGGCACGCTTTCCGGCGGAGTTATCGTTTATGACGAAGTAGCAAAAGTAAATCAACTTAGTGTCGAACAGAAAATGCTGGATGAGTACGGGATCGTAAGTAAGCAATGTGCGGAATCTCTCGCGTTTCATGTCCAAAAGAAATTTAATACACATGTAGGCGTAGGAATAACAGGTGCAGCGGGCCCAACACCGCATGATGGAGAGCCGGTAGGTACAGTTTGGATAGGCATTGCTTTGCCAAATAAAAAGCCTGCAACATACAAACTTCTATTATCAGGAACTAGAAATAACAATCGCCTTCGTTCTGCACGATTTGCACTTTATTACTTGATCAAAGAACTTTCGAAGTCTTAA
- the pgsA gene encoding CDP-diacylglycerol--glycerol-3-phosphate 3-phosphatidyltransferase: protein MNLPNKITVSRILLIPIFMLFMLVDFNFGTVNLLNTDIETSHIIGGLIFIIASITDWLDGYIARKYELITNMGKFLDPLADKLLVSAAFIILVELGSAPSWIIIVIISREFAVTGLRLILAGGGEVVAANQLGKIKTVTQIIAIISLLFNNIYFESIGVPFGTIMLYIALFFTVWSGVDYFYKNRRVLLESM from the coding sequence TTGAATTTACCAAATAAGATTACAGTTTCACGCATTTTATTAATACCAATTTTCATGCTTTTCATGCTTGTTGATTTTAATTTTGGAACGGTAAATTTGCTCAATACAGATATTGAGACCAGCCATATAATCGGCGGTTTGATATTTATTATTGCCTCCATTACAGATTGGCTGGACGGTTATATTGCTCGAAAGTATGAACTCATTACGAATATGGGTAAATTTCTTGATCCGCTTGCAGACAAACTACTCGTTTCAGCGGCATTTATAATACTCGTTGAACTTGGCTCTGCGCCTTCATGGATAATCATTGTTATTATCAGCCGTGAATTTGCAGTGACAGGTCTTCGTTTAATTCTTGCGGGCGGCGGGGAAGTTGTAGCTGCAAATCAACTTGGTAAAATTAAAACCGTGACGCAGATTATTGCGATTATTTCATTGCTATTCAATAATATCTATTTCGAATCAATCGGAGTACCGTTCGGAACCATAATGCTTTACATTGCACTATTCTTCACAGTTTGGTCAGGTGTTGACTATTTTTATAAAAATAGACGCGTTTTACTTGAATCCATGTAA
- a CDS encoding RodZ domain-containing protein — translation MTGLGDRLREARKAKGYSLDDLQSITKIQKRYLSGIENEEFGSMPGSFYVRAFIKQYAEAVGLDADEMLLLYRDSSGKMELKAEEQQHVPQTLSRRSGSRNSRLNEVLPKIIVALFIIVIIVVVYFLNKHHVANKDDTPGTEESIIVDKDNSADANKDDKTDGEAAGDESDSKEDPEDAEEPAVEQSLAHESSAGEDSFYRLTDAEEFKLEIKTSGDSWIGVLDRSNTERMPQPRGAYTLTAGDAVEMDVSDTDWVRIRVGRTASTEIYVNGELLEYADNRTTRNIIIEYEKE, via the coding sequence GTGACCGGACTAGGTGACCGTCTCAGAGAGGCGAGAAAAGCGAAAGGCTACTCACTAGATGATTTGCAGTCAATAACAAAAATACAGAAACGGTATTTATCGGGTATCGAGAATGAAGAATTTGGATCGATGCCAGGTTCATTCTATGTCCGTGCTTTTATTAAGCAATATGCAGAGGCTGTTGGACTAGATGCGGACGAGATGCTTCTATTGTATCGCGACAGCTCTGGAAAAATGGAATTGAAAGCAGAAGAACAGCAACATGTTCCTCAAACTTTATCGCGTCGAAGCGGTTCAAGAAATAGTCGTCTCAATGAAGTTTTGCCGAAAATAATCGTGGCATTATTTATTATCGTAATCATTGTTGTCGTCTACTTTTTGAACAAACATCACGTTGCAAATAAAGATGATACTCCCGGGACGGAAGAGTCAATAATCGTTGATAAAGATAATTCGGCCGACGCCAATAAAGATGATAAAACAGATGGTGAGGCAGCAGGTGACGAATCGGATAGCAAAGAAGATCCTGAAGACGCCGAAGAACCAGCTGTTGAACAAAGTTTAGCGCATGAAAGCTCGGCTGGGGAAGATTCATTCTACAGACTAACTGATGCGGAAGAATTCAAACTAGAAATTAAAACAAGCGGTGATTCATGGATTGGTGTATTGGACCGTTCAAATACAGAGCGGATGCCACAACCTCGAGGCGCTTATACTTTAACCGCTGGTGATGCAGTAGAAATGGACGTTTCAGATACTGATTGGGTACGAATTCGTGTTGGTCGTACAGCTTCTACGGAAATTTATGTGAACGGCGAGTTGCTTGAATACGCAGACAATCGTACAACACGAAATATTATTATAGAATATGAGAAAGAATAA
- a CDS encoding DUF3388 domain-containing protein, protein MGKWYLEYEIQVNRPGLLGDISSLLGMLRVNIATINSVDGGHDRVEGGLHRGLLLTTDDDDQIQRFEQIASTMDTIKIKKIREPKLSDILAVRHGRYILRDSEDRKTFRFLRSELGILVDFMAEIFKEEGHKLVGIRGMPRVGKTESVVAASVCANKKWIFLSSTMIKQTVRNTLAGDEFSKDNIFILDGIVSRKATDERHLQLVREMMRIPSVKVVEHPDIFVQHSEYNIEDFDYIIELRTEHDQEITYEMMEKNHMMSNRGTMGGFDVFNL, encoded by the coding sequence ATGGGAAAGTGGTATCTCGAATATGAAATTCAAGTGAACCGCCCAGGACTACTCGGGGATATTTCTTCACTACTAGGCATGTTAAGAGTCAACATCGCAACGATTAACAGTGTAGACGGTGGACATGATAGAGTAGAAGGCGGCTTACACAGAGGCCTTTTATTAACAACTGATGATGACGACCAAATTCAACGTTTTGAGCAAATAGCCTCCACTATGGATACGATAAAAATCAAGAAGATTCGAGAACCAAAATTGAGCGATATTCTTGCGGTGCGCCATGGACGCTATATTTTGCGAGATTCTGAAGACCGCAAAACTTTTAGGTTTCTTCGAAGTGAACTTGGAATCTTAGTTGACTTTATGGCGGAAATATTTAAAGAAGAGGGTCATAAATTAGTCGGAATTCGAGGGATGCCACGTGTAGGTAAAACAGAATCTGTTGTTGCGGCAAGTGTTTGCGCAAATAAGAAATGGATTTTTCTTTCTTCCACGATGATCAAGCAAACGGTTCGGAATACGCTTGCCGGAGATGAGTTCTCGAAAGACAATATTTTCATCTTAGATGGAATTGTTTCTCGTAAAGCAACAGATGAACGACATTTACAGCTTGTTCGGGAGATGATGCGCATACCTTCAGTAAAAGTGGTCGAGCATCCGGATATCTTTGTGCAACATTCAGAGTACAATATTGAGGATTTTGACTATATTATTGAATTGCGAACTGAACATGATCAAGAAATTACATACGAAATGATGGAGAAAAACCACATGATGTCCAATCGAGGGACAATGGGTGGATTCGACGTCTTTAACCTTTGA
- a CDS encoding SDR family oxidoreductase: protein MHKQRYAVILGASGEIGQAICRNLAALGWSLYLHYNENESKAKSLQAILSKQFPGLSFKIVQADFKRSDGAKVLAQQLTDIHAVIVANGQPMYKLLSETTTSDMDALWKVHVQNPAHFIGLISSKLRLENPSYIVFIGSIWGNTGAAGEVMYSAVKGAQHAFVKAYAKEAAYSGVRVNAIAPGWIETRMNDSIPEDERQMIVDEIPLMKVGTPKNVADTVEFLLSGKADYMTGEIIKVNGGWYI, encoded by the coding sequence ATGCATAAACAGCGATATGCGGTAATCCTCGGTGCTTCAGGCGAGATTGGGCAAGCAATTTGCCGAAATCTCGCAGCACTAGGATGGTCACTATACTTGCATTACAATGAAAATGAATCGAAAGCTAAAAGCCTTCAAGCGATATTAAGCAAGCAGTTTCCGGGACTTTCATTTAAAATCGTACAAGCAGATTTTAAAAGAAGTGACGGTGCAAAAGTATTGGCGCAACAATTGACAGACATTCATGCCGTTATTGTTGCTAATGGCCAGCCAATGTACAAATTGCTCTCCGAAACAACTACGTCCGATATGGATGCGCTTTGGAAAGTACATGTCCAAAATCCCGCCCATTTCATCGGCTTGATTTCATCGAAACTTAGACTTGAAAATCCTTCTTACATTGTTTTCATCGGTTCAATCTGGGGAAACACTGGAGCAGCCGGAGAAGTTATGTATTCGGCGGTTAAAGGCGCCCAGCACGCTTTCGTCAAAGCATATGCGAAAGAAGCTGCATATTCAGGTGTTCGTGTTAATGCGATTGCACCAGGTTGGATTGAAACCCGCATGAATGATTCAATCCCTGAAGATGAGCGGCAAATGATTGTCGATGAGATTCCCCTTATGAAAGTTGGAACACCAAAAAATGTAGCAGATACGGTTGAATTTCTTTTAAGTGGAAAAGCAGATTATATGACAGGCGAAATAATAAAAGTAAATGGTGGGTGGTACATTTAA
- a CDS encoding pitrilysin family protein, whose protein sequence is MNKVHFENLQETLYNEKLENGLDVYILPKRGFSKTYVTFTTKYGSIDRTFIPFGKNEEVTVPDGIAHFLEHKLFEKEDGDVFQDFSVLGGSANAFTSFTRTSYLFSATDKLYENTEVLLDFVQEPYFTQKTVEKEKGIIGQEITMYDDQPDWRLYFGMIENMYHEHPVKIDIAGTIESIDEITAEHLHECYETFYHPSNMVFFVVGAVDPEEMMEFIKENQNKKTFIPAEEITRSFPEEPDTVAQPERTLSMDVTKPKLSFGMKCTKTDVSGEEMLIRELASELVMDILFGRSSDFYANAYKNDLIDESYSYSFMLENGFGFSMISSDTEKPEDLEKAIRARLKEATTTWLITDEDLDRQRKRKIGQFMRSLNSIEFIANQFTRYSFNDMNLFDVVPTLEKMTLEDLKNAFSTFNDESGFTVYKVLPAEKENA, encoded by the coding sequence ATGAATAAAGTGCATTTTGAAAACTTGCAGGAAACTTTATATAATGAGAAATTGGAAAATGGTCTTGATGTTTATATTTTACCAAAACGGGGATTTTCCAAGACATATGTAACCTTTACAACAAAATACGGTTCTATCGACCGGACATTTATTCCATTTGGTAAAAATGAAGAAGTGACTGTTCCTGACGGTATCGCTCATTTTCTAGAACATAAACTTTTTGAAAAAGAAGATGGCGACGTATTTCAAGATTTTAGCGTTCTTGGTGGATCGGCGAATGCATTTACTTCATTCACGAGAACCTCATATCTTTTTTCTGCAACAGATAAATTATATGAGAATACGGAAGTGCTGCTTGATTTCGTACAGGAACCCTACTTCACGCAAAAAACTGTTGAAAAAGAAAAAGGGATTATCGGGCAAGAAATTACGATGTATGACGATCAGCCCGACTGGCGTTTATATTTCGGAATGATTGAAAATATGTACCATGAGCATCCTGTGAAAATCGATATTGCAGGAACAATTGAATCGATTGATGAGATTACAGCGGAACATTTGCATGAATGTTACGAAACATTTTATCATCCATCGAACATGGTCTTTTTTGTCGTAGGAGCTGTGGATCCAGAAGAAATGATGGAATTCATAAAGGAAAACCAAAATAAAAAAACATTTATTCCCGCTGAGGAAATCACCCGAAGCTTCCCTGAAGAACCTGATACCGTTGCCCAACCAGAACGAACGCTCTCCATGGATGTAACAAAACCAAAACTAAGTTTTGGCATGAAGTGCACGAAAACGGATGTTTCAGGTGAGGAAATGCTCATCCGTGAACTTGCATCAGAACTTGTCATGGATATCTTATTCGGGAGATCATCAGACTTTTATGCGAACGCTTATAAAAATGATTTAATCGATGAATCCTATTCATATAGCTTTATGCTAGAAAATGGATTTGGCTTCTCAATGATTTCATCCGATACTGAAAAACCAGAGGATCTAGAAAAAGCGATTCGCGCTAGGCTGAAAGAAGCAACAACTACATGGCTAATTACAGATGAAGATTTGGATCGCCAAAGAAAACGCAAGATCGGGCAATTTATGCGGTCCCTCAATTCAATTGAATTTATTGCTAACCAATTTACCAGATATTCGTTTAACGATATGAATTTATTTGATGTCGTACCAACGCTTGAAAAAATGACGCTTGAAGATTTGAAAAACGCATTCTCAACATTCAATGATGAAAGTGGCTTTACGGTTTATAAAGTACTTCCAGCAGAAAAAGAAAATGCATAA
- a CDS encoding pitrilysin family protein — protein MFTKNRLEQGVTLYTRKSNQFKTVNFAIKWKSNLDVKTAAARAVLANVLEDSNGMYRTQTELRNKLDDLYGTIMYTGVAKRGDTHILSLNVECVNDEFLSDGGVLAEAIELLGTVIFNPNLAGGNFKAEIVEREKKSVRERIRSQYDNKTSYAQQRMLEVLRPNSPISTSSDGTEEAVAAITPETLLATYKSMIEEDTIDIYVAGDIDEMEIAERLKAVLSFGARPARKIETFKTTENVNRAEPEHVREKQDMKQGKLHLGFSTPITIHHPDYTKMQMMNGVFGGFAHSKLFMNVREKESMAYYASSSYASHYGLVSVMAGIDAKLEEKAVALIKEQLLALQNGEVTDLELDQTKALLTNSITSTFDSARGQIEVYDQFKELDEDFTADYLISKWNAVTKDDVKKMAEDIQLEVVYLLSGKEDTSNE, from the coding sequence ATGTTTACAAAAAATCGATTAGAACAAGGTGTAACCTTATATACCCGAAAGTCAAATCAATTCAAGACAGTAAACTTTGCTATTAAGTGGAAAAGTAATCTTGATGTTAAGACTGCAGCTGCACGAGCTGTGCTTGCAAATGTTTTAGAAGATTCAAATGGCATGTACCGAACGCAAACCGAACTCCGCAATAAATTAGATGATTTATATGGGACTATTATGTACACGGGTGTTGCAAAACGCGGTGATACGCATATTCTGTCTTTGAATGTTGAATGTGTGAATGATGAATTTCTGTCGGATGGCGGCGTTCTAGCGGAAGCTATCGAATTACTGGGAACTGTTATTTTCAATCCGAATCTAGCCGGTGGGAATTTTAAAGCAGAAATCGTTGAACGGGAGAAAAAATCAGTCCGTGAAAGAATTCGTTCGCAATATGATAATAAAACAAGTTACGCGCAACAACGAATGCTTGAAGTCTTGCGGCCGAATAGCCCGATTTCGACTAGCTCAGATGGAACAGAAGAAGCGGTAGCAGCAATAACACCTGAAACTTTACTAGCAACTTATAAATCGATGATCGAGGAAGACACGATTGACATTTATGTTGCAGGCGATATCGACGAGATGGAAATTGCCGAAAGATTAAAAGCGGTTCTATCATTTGGCGCTCGTCCAGCACGTAAAATAGAAACTTTCAAGACGACAGAAAATGTTAATCGTGCCGAACCTGAACATGTACGGGAAAAACAAGACATGAAACAAGGAAAACTACATCTTGGCTTTAGTACGCCTATTACGATTCATCATCCGGATTATACGAAAATGCAAATGATGAATGGCGTGTTCGGTGGATTTGCTCACAGTAAATTATTTATGAATGTTCGTGAAAAAGAAAGTATGGCTTATTACGCGTCTAGTTCTTATGCTTCCCATTATGGTCTAGTTTCTGTCATGGCAGGGATTGACGCAAAATTAGAAGAAAAAGCTGTAGCGCTTATTAAGGAACAACTATTAGCACTTCAAAATGGAGAGGTAACGGATCTTGAATTAGATCAAACGAAAGCTTTACTCACCAACAGCATTACAAGTACCTTCGATTCGGCAAGAGGGCAAATTGAGGTATACGATCAGTTTAAAGAGCTTGATGAAGATTTCACTGCGGATTATCTTATTTCCAAGTGGAATGCCGTTACAAAAGATGATGTAAAGAAGATGGCAGAGGACATTCAATTGGAAGTCGTCTATTTGTTATCGGGTAAGGAGGATACTTCTAATGAATAA
- a CDS encoding ABC transporter permease, with protein sequence MGFLDILYFIVPITISYAAPLIFTAIGGVFSERSGVVNIGLEGLMVMGAFIGILFNLTFAGTFGAWTPWLALLAAMIVSAIFSIMHAVASITFRADQVVSGVAINMLGIAVALFTVKLIYGKGQTDFIQRSIPRFNVPFLEDIPVLGPMFFKGIYGSSILAILLAVLAWFVIYKMPFGLRLRSVGEHPLAADTMGINVTKIRYIAVIISGGLAGIGGAIYSQTMTNDFGHATINGQGFMALAAMIFGKWHPIGAMGAALFFGFAQALAISAPSIEFLKNVPTVYLHILPYVLTILALAGFIGRATAPKANGQPYIKGQR encoded by the coding sequence ATGGGTTTTCTTGATATACTATATTTCATCGTGCCAATTACCATTTCATACGCAGCGCCTTTAATATTTACTGCGATTGGCGGCGTTTTCTCGGAACGTTCTGGTGTTGTCAACATCGGACTTGAGGGGCTAATGGTTATGGGGGCTTTCATCGGTATTTTGTTTAACTTAACATTTGCAGGTACCTTTGGCGCTTGGACGCCGTGGCTAGCTTTACTTGCGGCGATGATTGTATCAGCAATCTTTTCAATCATGCATGCTGTCGCCTCGATTACTTTCCGAGCCGATCAAGTTGTATCGGGTGTTGCGATTAATATGCTAGGAATCGCAGTCGCTTTATTTACAGTGAAATTAATATACGGAAAAGGACAGACGGACTTTATTCAACGCAGTATTCCGCGTTTTAACGTTCCTTTTTTGGAAGATATACCGGTTCTTGGACCAATGTTTTTTAAAGGAATCTATGGTTCATCAATATTAGCGATTCTATTGGCAGTATTGGCATGGTTTGTCATTTACAAAATGCCGTTTGGGCTACGATTGCGTTCTGTTGGTGAACATCCGCTAGCTGCAGACACGATGGGAATTAACGTGACGAAAATACGCTATATTGCAGTCATTATTTCTGGTGGTCTAGCTGGTATTGGCGGCGCGATTTATTCTCAAACGATGACGAATGACTTTGGGCACGCCACGATTAATGGACAAGGCTTTATGGCGTTAGCCGCAATGATTTTTGGTAAATGGCATCCAATCGGTGCAATGGGCGCGGCATTGTTTTTCGGATTTGCGCAGGCGCTAGCGATTAGTGCGCCATCCATCGAATTTTTGAAAAATGTTCCGACAGTTTATCTACACATTTTGCCATACGTTCTAACAATTTTAGCACTTGCAGGATTTATCGGTAGGGCAACAGCTCCGAAGGCTAACGGACAACCATATATAAAAGGACAACGTTAA